One segment of Kogia breviceps isolate mKogBre1 chromosome 14, mKogBre1 haplotype 1, whole genome shotgun sequence DNA contains the following:
- the MRGBP gene encoding MRG/MORF4L-binding protein encodes MGEAEVGGGGAAGDKGPGEAATSPAEETVVWSPEVEVCLFHAMLGHKPVGVNRHFHMICIRDKFSQNIGRQVPSKVIWDHLSTMYDMQALHESEILPFPNPERNFVLPEEIIQEVREGKVVIEEETNEEMKEDVDPHNVADDVFSSSGSLGKATEKSSKDKDKSNSDLGSREGPDKRKRSRVTDKVLTANSNPSSPSAAKRRRT; translated from the exons ATGGGGGAAGCTGAggtgggcggcggcggcgcggcgggcGACAAGGGGCCGGGGGAGGCGGCCACCAGCCCTGCCGAGGAAACGGTGGTGTGGAGCCCCGAGGTGGAGGTGTGCCTCTTCCACGCCATGCTGGGCCACAAGCCCGTCG GTGTGAACCGGCACTTCCATATGATCTGTATCCGAGACAAGTTCAGCCAGAACATCGGGCGGCAGGTCCCATCCAAGGTCATCTGGGACCACCTGAGCACCATGTATGACATGCAGGCACTG CACGAGTCTGAGATTCTTCCATTCCCAAATCCAGAGAGGAACTTTGTCCTTCCAGAAGAAATCATTCAAGAAGTCCGAGAAG GAAAAGTGGTCATTGAGGAGGAAACAAACGAGGAAATGAAGGAAGACGTGGACCCCCACAACGTGGCTGATGATG TTTTTTCATCTTCAGGAAGCTTGGGGAAAGCAACAGAAAAGTCCAGCAAAGACAAAGACAAGAGCAACTCAGACTTGGGGTCCAGAGAGGGGCCGGACAAGCGGAAGCGCAGCCGGGTCACCGACAAAGTCCTGACCGCCAACAGCAACCCCTCCAGCCCCAGCGCGGCCAAGCGGCGCCGGACGTAG